A window of Choristoneura fumiferana chromosome 8, NRCan_CFum_1, whole genome shotgun sequence contains these coding sequences:
- the LOC141430244 gene encoding enoyl-CoA delta isomerase 1, mitochondrial-like isoform X1 — MTEQTIRFDTVPTKFQHSKKSKVQTHYISAFLYLNKRMFPLRQLARHASRVLPACRPMSSSPMVDVADSDGIAVVTLQRPPVNSLNLELLQAISKSLDDVAKNKPEGMILTSASPTVFSAGLDIMEMYKPDLKRAEEFWTTLQETWIKLFGFKFATAAAINGHAPAGGCLLAMSCEYRAMVAGKYTIGLNETALGIVAPLWFMDTMCHTIHIRDAELALTTAKLFTVDEALKVGMIDETATDKADAIEKCKKFIGKFDRIPPLARTMTKLSIRGNVLAKMQKIRQQDTAEFLQFLKNPQVQQALEMYIQMMKQKAAK; from the exons ATGACAGAACAAACAATTCGATTCGACACAGTTCCAACCAAGTTCCAACATTCAAAGAAGTCCAAGGTCCAAACTCATTACATTTCTGCTTTTCTTTATTTGAACAAGAG aatGTTTCCGTTGAGGCAACTGGCGAGGCATGCGAGCAGGGTTCTGCCGGCGTGTCGGCCAATGTCTTCGTCGCCGATGGTGGATGTTGCCGACAGCGACGGTATCGCAGTCGTGACGCTGCAACGGCCGCCCGTCAACAGCCTCAACCTCGAGCTACTGCAAGCCATCAGCAAGTCACTGGATGATGTGGCTAAGAACAAACCTGAAGGCATGATCTTGACATCG GCATCTCCAACTGTCTTCTCGGCTGGCCTGGATATCATGGAGATGTACAAACCTGATCTTAAGAGAGCAGAGGAGTTTTGGACCACATTACAAGAAACATGGATCAAGCTATTTGGCTTCAAGTTTGCTACAGCTGCCGCCATTAAT GGTCATGCTCCAGCTGGAGGCTGTCTCCTCGCCATGTCCTGTGAATATCGAGCCATGGTAGCAGGAAAGTACACAATCGGCCTGAATGAGACAGCACTGGGCATTGTTGCTCCCCTATGGTTCATGGACACAATGTGCCACACCATTCATATTAGGGATGCAGAATTGGCGCTTACAACGGCCAAGCTTTTCACTGTGGATGAAGCTCTGAAG GTTGGCATGATTGACGAGACAGCTACAGACAAAGCAGATGCCATAGAGAAATGCAAGAAATTCATTGGGAAGTTTGATAGAATCCCACCTCTGGCCCGCACTATGACAAAACTGAGCATAAGGGGAAATGTTCTCGCAAAAATGCAGAAAATTCGGCAACAAGATACGGCAGAGTTTCTGCAGTTCTTGAAGAATCCACAAGTGCAGCAGGCATTAGAAATGTACATTCAAATGATGAAGCAAAAAGCTGCCAAGTAA
- the LOC141430244 gene encoding enoyl-CoA delta isomerase 1, mitochondrial-like isoform X2, producing the protein MFPLRQLARHASRVLPACRPMSSSPMVDVADSDGIAVVTLQRPPVNSLNLELLQAISKSLDDVAKNKPEGMILTSASPTVFSAGLDIMEMYKPDLKRAEEFWTTLQETWIKLFGFKFATAAAINGHAPAGGCLLAMSCEYRAMVAGKYTIGLNETALGIVAPLWFMDTMCHTIHIRDAELALTTAKLFTVDEALKVGMIDETATDKADAIEKCKKFIGKFDRIPPLARTMTKLSIRGNVLAKMQKIRQQDTAEFLQFLKNPQVQQALEMYIQMMKQKAAK; encoded by the exons atGTTTCCGTTGAGGCAACTGGCGAGGCATGCGAGCAGGGTTCTGCCGGCGTGTCGGCCAATGTCTTCGTCGCCGATGGTGGATGTTGCCGACAGCGACGGTATCGCAGTCGTGACGCTGCAACGGCCGCCCGTCAACAGCCTCAACCTCGAGCTACTGCAAGCCATCAGCAAGTCACTGGATGATGTGGCTAAGAACAAACCTGAAGGCATGATCTTGACATCG GCATCTCCAACTGTCTTCTCGGCTGGCCTGGATATCATGGAGATGTACAAACCTGATCTTAAGAGAGCAGAGGAGTTTTGGACCACATTACAAGAAACATGGATCAAGCTATTTGGCTTCAAGTTTGCTACAGCTGCCGCCATTAAT GGTCATGCTCCAGCTGGAGGCTGTCTCCTCGCCATGTCCTGTGAATATCGAGCCATGGTAGCAGGAAAGTACACAATCGGCCTGAATGAGACAGCACTGGGCATTGTTGCTCCCCTATGGTTCATGGACACAATGTGCCACACCATTCATATTAGGGATGCAGAATTGGCGCTTACAACGGCCAAGCTTTTCACTGTGGATGAAGCTCTGAAG GTTGGCATGATTGACGAGACAGCTACAGACAAAGCAGATGCCATAGAGAAATGCAAGAAATTCATTGGGAAGTTTGATAGAATCCCACCTCTGGCCCGCACTATGACAAAACTGAGCATAAGGGGAAATGTTCTCGCAAAAATGCAGAAAATTCGGCAACAAGATACGGCAGAGTTTCTGCAGTTCTTGAAGAATCCACAAGTGCAGCAGGCATTAGAAATGTACATTCAAATGATGAAGCAAAAAGCTGCCAAGTAA